From Deferrivibrio essentukiensis, one genomic window encodes:
- the rnr gene encoding ribonuclease R translates to MNNIESKIINFLLEKDKPVKLNELLKETDIDTKNLKQSLKLLIKEGQIIKLKSNKYCLTKNLDVLTGYLDGHPDGYAFFVPDDESMEDIFVPPKKMNGAVHKDRVAVRIEYFRNKKEARVVKILERGYRKVVGRVEKSAHFAHVIPFVKKLFNDIYIPKKYSKNLKDNDVVLCEIVFYPQGGKNPEGKILKVLGNLSDKGIENEIVLSKYELDRNFPPAVIKEVDKKAQNLLNNPGKRTDFKKLFTVTIDGETARDFDDAISLEKSDDGYILYVHIADVAHFVRPNTRVDIEAYKRGTSVYFPEFAIPMLPEKLSNELCSLRPDEIKLTLTAKIFYNKNGERVKLELYQSTIKSNYRLTYNYVNDIIEGKEKTRSKPLKNLLSIAVELTNLLIEKRKSQGTIDFDLPEPEFIFDKNGDLVDIQPLERKLSHRIIENFMIEANEAVSEYLENLGVVSVYRVHDKPSAVKVREFLNVLSTFGISVDLPDEITPKTIQEIASKFEDNKFGYILNSLLVKTMEKAIYDTKNIGHFGLASKSYTHFTSPIRRYPDLVIHRLIKNALFEYPYDIPGDFVEKATKQSSETEQRAEDAEREIHQFKKLKFLENNKGTIYEAYINRLNSGGMFVFIPKLIMGGFIPLSSLDDDFYSYFHNDNIIIGKKTRKTFKVGDRLKVSLLRVNYDYLEADFQIETDDNAK, encoded by the coding sequence TTGAATAATATTGAAAGTAAAATTATTAACTTTTTGTTGGAAAAAGATAAACCCGTCAAGCTCAATGAGCTTCTCAAAGAAACAGATATTGACACTAAAAACTTAAAACAATCTCTTAAGTTACTTATAAAAGAAGGACAAATTATAAAGTTAAAATCAAACAAATATTGTCTTACCAAAAATTTGGATGTTTTGACAGGCTACCTTGACGGGCATCCTGATGGTTATGCATTTTTTGTCCCTGATGATGAAAGCATGGAAGATATATTTGTCCCCCCAAAAAAGATGAATGGTGCAGTTCACAAAGATAGGGTTGCTGTCAGAATAGAATATTTTAGGAATAAAAAGGAAGCCCGTGTAGTTAAGATACTTGAACGTGGATATAGAAAAGTTGTCGGTAGAGTTGAAAAGTCTGCACATTTTGCTCATGTTATCCCTTTCGTAAAAAAATTGTTTAACGATATATATATCCCTAAAAAATACTCTAAAAACTTGAAGGACAATGATGTAGTTTTGTGTGAAATAGTATTTTACCCGCAAGGGGGGAAAAATCCTGAAGGTAAAATATTAAAAGTCTTGGGGAATTTGAGTGATAAGGGTATTGAAAACGAAATAGTTTTATCTAAATACGAATTGGACAGAAATTTTCCTCCTGCTGTAATCAAAGAGGTTGATAAAAAAGCTCAAAATCTACTCAATAATCCTGGTAAAAGGACCGATTTTAAAAAGCTATTTACCGTTACTATTGACGGGGAGACAGCTCGTGATTTTGACGATGCCATATCTTTGGAAAAAAGTGATGACGGTTATATATTATATGTTCACATTGCAGACGTTGCTCATTTTGTAAGGCCAAACACAAGGGTAGATATAGAGGCATATAAGAGGGGTACAAGTGTATATTTTCCTGAATTTGCGATTCCAATGCTTCCGGAAAAACTATCAAATGAACTATGCAGCTTGAGACCTGATGAGATAAAACTAACTTTAACTGCCAAAATATTTTACAATAAAAATGGTGAAAGGGTTAAGTTAGAGCTGTATCAGTCTACGATTAAAAGTAATTACAGGCTTACTTACAATTATGTAAATGATATTATTGAAGGGAAGGAAAAAACAAGGAGTAAACCCCTTAAAAATCTTCTTTCTATTGCCGTTGAATTAACTAATTTACTTATAGAAAAAAGGAAGAGTCAGGGAACAATAGATTTTGATCTTCCTGAGCCGGAGTTTATTTTTGACAAAAACGGGGATTTGGTAGATATTCAGCCCCTTGAAAGAAAGTTATCCCACAGGATAATTGAAAATTTTATGATTGAAGCAAATGAGGCGGTTTCTGAATATCTTGAAAATCTTGGCGTTGTTTCTGTTTATAGAGTACATGATAAGCCGTCTGCCGTAAAAGTAAGAGAATTTTTAAATGTATTATCTACTTTTGGTATTTCGGTAGATTTGCCTGATGAAATTACCCCTAAAACTATTCAGGAGATTGCTTCAAAGTTTGAAGATAACAAGTTTGGATATATTCTAAATTCTCTGCTCGTAAAGACTATGGAAAAGGCAATTTACGATACAAAAAATATAGGACATTTTGGTCTTGCATCAAAATCTTATACGCATTTTACCAGCCCCATCAGAAGATATCCTGACCTTGTTATTCACAGACTGATAAAAAATGCTTTATTTGAATATCCTTATGATATTCCGGGTGATTTTGTAGAAAAAGCCACTAAACAATCTTCTGAAACTGAGCAGAGGGCGGAAGATGCCGAGCGTGAGATTCATCAGTTTAAAAAATTAAAATTTTTGGAAAATAATAAAGGCACAATATATGAAGCATATATAAATAGGCTTAATTCCGGCGGTATGTTTGTGTTTATTCCTAAGCTTATTATGGGTGGTTTTATACCCCTTTCAAGCCTTGATGACGATTTTTACAGCTACTTTCATAATGATAATATCATAATAGGTAAAAAGACGAGAAAGACATTTAAAGTAGGGGACAGACTGAAAGTTTCCCTTTTGAGAGTTAATTACGATTATTTGGAAGCAGACTTCCAAATTGAAACCGATGACAATGCAAAATAA
- a CDS encoding sigma-54-dependent transcriptional regulator, with translation MRVLILDDEESILWVLKEGLSDKSTEVLTCETSQEAVGILNDYSIDVCLVDIFLNNENGIELVEKWSKIYNDTTFLIMTAQNSGSNIINSMKAGAIDFVSKPFDLKELKDKINEIISDKGNKKVVSFEDEYDFQTHNKKMVDIYKTIGKIAKTDINVLIQGETGTGKEVIAKMIHEKSSRSGKPFVAINMAAIPKELMESELFGYSRGAFTGAVGDKPGKFEEANGGTIFLDEISEAEMAIQSKLLRVLQEKEVTRLGSNKTTKLDIRVIVATNDDLEELVREKRFREDLYYRLNVVTISLPSLRERKEDIPVLVNHFLKKYASLGEKDISISTDAMEVLVKYNWPGNIRELENVIQYSIVHSSGKTLTKHNLPNKVFEINGKNGKDSLSKQLKNLAAEIISSETISESFNSYEEYLKIVEKPLIKAALEKTLNNKSEASKILGINRNTLRKKIKDLNIE, from the coding sequence ATGAGAGTATTGATTTTGGATGACGAAGAAAGTATCCTTTGGGTATTAAAGGAAGGGTTATCAGACAAATCCACCGAAGTACTTACTTGTGAGACATCGCAGGAAGCCGTTGGAATTTTAAACGATTACTCCATAGATGTGTGCCTTGTTGATATATTTTTAAATAACGAAAATGGTATCGAGCTTGTTGAAAAATGGTCTAAAATTTACAATGACACTACTTTTTTGATAATGACAGCTCAAAATTCAGGTTCAAATATTATTAATTCTATGAAAGCCGGAGCAATTGATTTTGTCAGTAAGCCTTTTGATTTAAAAGAGTTGAAAGATAAGATTAATGAAATAATAAGTGATAAGGGGAATAAAAAGGTCGTCTCTTTTGAAGATGAATACGACTTTCAAACGCACAATAAAAAAATGGTAGATATTTATAAGACCATTGGCAAAATAGCAAAGACCGATATTAATGTGCTGATTCAGGGGGAGACCGGTACAGGTAAAGAAGTAATCGCCAAAATGATACACGAAAAAAGTTCAAGAAGTGGCAAACCTTTTGTGGCTATAAATATGGCTGCTATACCGAAAGAGCTTATGGAGAGCGAGCTTTTTGGTTATAGCAGGGGTGCATTTACCGGGGCAGTAGGTGATAAGCCGGGCAAATTTGAAGAAGCAAACGGTGGTACTATATTCTTGGATGAGATTTCAGAAGCTGAAATGGCCATACAATCAAAATTATTGCGTGTTTTACAGGAAAAAGAGGTTACAAGGCTTGGTTCAAATAAGACAACAAAGCTTGATATAAGGGTAATTGTTGCTACAAATGATGACTTGGAAGAGCTTGTCAGAGAAAAAAGATTTAGAGAAGATTTATATTATAGATTAAATGTAGTCACAATAAGCCTTCCATCCTTAAGGGAAAGAAAAGAGGATATCCCTGTGCTTGTGAATCATTTTTTGAAAAAGTATGCCTCTTTAGGGGAGAAGGATATATCTATTAGTACCGATGCTATGGAAGTTTTAGTTAAATATAATTGGCCGGGTAATATTAGAGAGCTTGAAAATGTTATTCAATACAGTATTGTACATTCAAGCGGAAAAACTTTGACAAAACATAACTTGCCAAATAAAGTATTTGAAATAAACGGCAAAAATGGTAAAGATTCCCTTTCCAAGCAGTTAAAAAATCTTGCTGCTGAGATTATTAGCTCAGAAACTATAAGTGAATCGTTTAATTCTTATGAGGAATATTTGAAAATAGTCGAAAAGCCGCTTATAAAAGCTGCTTTGGAAAAGACGCTTAATAATAAATCTGAAGCATCAAAGATTTTGGGAATTAACAGAAATACATTAAGAAAAAAAATAAAGGACTTAAATATTGAATAA
- a CDS encoding two-component system sensor histidine kinase NtrB produces the protein MQSYEDYGFLKFDENGKILATNSYGEKLLTELYMAGVSNLFEYLVSVLNTGKNIFKTNKETYGIKFFNQEELSFIIIPLGEFVASISEFIDISSLHHEIKNPLTAIEGVIQVIESKYDDDYLKKCTNIIRKESSRIKYLLESVNVLTDLKLNYSDIYIDDFLKNIVDKFVIIYNKIDFILCIDDSIKKVSGDREKLEMVFNNLIKNACEAANTSRVEIRYEIDSTIKFFDREKNVFKKMLKFSIIDNGNGIDRGIRNKLFTPFWTTKSKGSGLGLVISKEIIEKHFGKIEYKSVEGEGTTFSIYLPV, from the coding sequence ATGCAAAGTTATGAGGATTATGGTTTTCTAAAGTTTGATGAAAATGGGAAAATACTTGCCACTAACTCCTACGGTGAAAAGCTGCTTACAGAATTATATATGGCAGGAGTCAGTAATCTTTTTGAATATCTGGTTAGTGTTCTAAATACAGGGAAAAACATATTTAAAACTAACAAAGAGACTTATGGTATTAAATTTTTCAATCAGGAAGAGTTGAGTTTTATTATAATACCTTTAGGTGAGTTTGTTGCTTCTATTAGCGAGTTTATTGATATAAGCTCCCTTCATCATGAGATAAAAAACCCTTTAACCGCTATTGAAGGAGTAATTCAGGTAATTGAATCTAAATATGATGATGATTATCTTAAAAAATGTACAAATATTATACGAAAAGAGAGCAGTCGTATCAAATATTTGCTTGAAAGTGTAAATGTGTTGACAGACCTTAAATTGAATTACAGTGACATATATATAGATGATTTTTTAAAAAATATTGTTGATAAATTTGTGATTATTTACAATAAAATAGATTTCATTTTGTGCATAGATGATTCCATCAAAAAAGTAAGCGGTGACAGAGAAAAGCTTGAAATGGTTTTTAATAATTTGATAAAGAATGCATGTGAAGCCGCTAATACTTCCAGAGTTGAAATCAGATATGAGATTGACTCTACCATAAAGTTTTTTGATAGAGAAAAAAATGTGTTTAAAAAAATGTTAAAATTTAGTATTATTGATAATGGTAACGGTATTGACAGGGGTATTAGGAATAAACTGTTTACTCCATTTTGGACTACCAAGTCCAAAGGGAGTGGCTTGGGTCTTGTTATTTCTAAAGAGATAATTGAAAAGCATTTTGGTAAAATTGAATATAAATCTGTAGAAGGAGAGGGTACTACTTTTAGTATCTATTTGCCTGTTTGA
- a CDS encoding penicillin-binding protein 1A codes for MKIFKIFVVICFTIFLISSLSVLVYIYKLSSELPSIKQLKDYSYKIPTLIYDRKGRLIGELGKERRYPVKFEQIPLYLKQAVIAVEDSRFYEHGGVDFLGILRAFFTNIKAGRVVEGGSTLTQQLVKVIYLTPERKLKRKVKEAILAYKIDNYLSKDKILEIYLNEVYFGRGAYGVEAAARNYFGKSVSELTLSEAALIAGLPKAPGIYAPHISLKKSLVRRDHVLYRMYEEGYLTEKEYEVAKLDEIKIIPNIPDKILSAPYFIDFIRSYINDKLGLDLYDKGYKVNTTLDVDFQNIAEKAISSNLLDLSKRQGYFGVIGNMSEENIEEKINKVKYIERYGFRIVKVTDVDRKYADFVSLDNSSEDFLKGRIELIKNRWAKPYGSDIRLLDDMRKIIRNDDVIIVQKTGNGNYLLAQEPKAESALLSMIPQTGEVLSMVGGFDYSKSMFNRATQARRQVGSLFKPIVYTAALESGMNINTQILDAPVIMDTGEEGKYWKPENFEQEFYGFTTLRQALTKSRNIVTIKVAEKIGIDKIISYAKKFGITTDFQRDLSVSIGSGAISLLEMVTAFSVFPNMGEYVEPIFVKSIEDYSGNTVYEVNEQIKYQAIKPETAQIMTDTLINVVENGTGRKAKFINRFIGGKTGTTNDYKDAWFIGFLPNLTIGVWTGFDDFQSLGRLETGGRASLPAWIDYVVGVLPEVDFDVFKSTDNVSYLKVDKETSQITESIMDEFEFLPFDNSRLGMTSENSM; via the coding sequence ATGAAGATATTTAAGATATTTGTTGTAATTTGCTTCACAATTTTTTTGATTAGCTCACTATCAGTGCTGGTCTATATTTATAAACTAAGCAGTGAGCTGCCTTCTATCAAACAGCTCAAGGATTATTCCTATAAAATCCCTACTTTAATTTACGACAGAAAGGGTAGGCTGATAGGGGAACTTGGAAAGGAGAGACGTTACCCCGTCAAATTTGAGCAGATACCGCTTTATCTCAAACAAGCCGTTATTGCCGTAGAAGATAGCAGATTTTATGAACATGGCGGTGTGGATTTTTTAGGCATACTAAGAGCATTTTTTACCAATATAAAAGCGGGAAGGGTAGTTGAGGGGGGAAGCACTCTGACTCAGCAGCTTGTAAAAGTAATTTACTTGACCCCTGAGAGAAAGTTAAAAAGAAAAGTAAAAGAAGCGATTTTGGCTTATAAAATCGATAATTATCTTAGCAAAGATAAAATTTTAGAAATTTATTTAAATGAAGTTTACTTTGGTAGAGGAGCATACGGAGTCGAGGCTGCCGCACGAAATTATTTTGGCAAATCCGTTTCCGAATTGACCTTGTCAGAAGCTGCTCTTATTGCAGGTCTACCTAAAGCTCCCGGAATTTATGCACCTCATATTAGCTTGAAAAAATCTCTGGTGAGAAGAGACCATGTATTGTATAGAATGTATGAAGAGGGGTATCTGACTGAGAAGGAGTATGAAGTTGCTAAATTGGATGAGATAAAAATCATTCCGAACATCCCTGATAAAATTTTATCAGCTCCTTATTTTATAGATTTTATAAGAAGTTATATAAATGACAAACTTGGTTTGGATTTATATGACAAGGGGTACAAAGTAAATACAACCCTCGATGTAGATTTTCAAAATATTGCTGAAAAGGCAATTTCAAGCAACTTGCTTGATTTATCAAAACGCCAAGGATACTTTGGAGTAATCGGGAATATGTCTGAAGAAAATATAGAAGAAAAAATCAATAAGGTAAAGTATATAGAAAGATATGGCTTTAGGATTGTCAAGGTGACAGATGTCGATAGAAAGTATGCTGATTTTGTATCCCTTGACAACTCTTCGGAAGACTTCCTGAAGGGAAGAATTGAACTTATAAAAAATAGATGGGCAAAGCCGTATGGCTCAGATATAAGGCTTTTGGATGATATGCGAAAAATTATTAGAAATGATGATGTAATCATTGTGCAGAAGACAGGTAACGGAAATTATTTATTAGCACAGGAACCAAAAGCAGAAAGTGCTCTTTTGTCTATGATTCCCCAAACAGGAGAAGTGCTGAGCATGGTAGGAGGCTTTGATTATTCAAAGTCTATGTTTAACAGAGCAACACAGGCAAGAAGGCAGGTCGGAAGTCTTTTTAAGCCAATTGTGTATACTGCGGCACTTGAAAGTGGAATGAATATAAATACTCAAATATTGGATGCACCTGTTATTATGGATACCGGTGAGGAAGGTAAATATTGGAAGCCTGAAAATTTTGAACAGGAATTTTATGGATTTACTACGCTAAGACAGGCACTTACCAAATCGAGAAATATCGTTACAATAAAAGTTGCCGAAAAAATAGGTATAGATAAGATTATTTCATATGCCAAAAAGTTTGGTATTACTACTGACTTTCAAAGGGATTTATCTGTAAGTATAGGCTCTGGTGCCATCTCTTTACTTGAGATGGTAACAGCTTTTTCTGTTTTTCCAAATATGGGTGAATATGTAGAGCCAATATTTGTAAAGTCCATAGAGGATTACAGCGGCAATACTGTTTATGAGGTTAATGAGCAAATAAAATATCAGGCAATAAAGCCTGAGACTGCTCAGATAATGACGGATACTCTTATAAATGTTGTAGAAAACGGTACAGGAAGAAAAGCAAAATTTATTAATAGGTTTATAGGTGGGAAAACAGGTACTACGAACGATTACAAAGATGCTTGGTTTATTGGTTTTTTACCAAACCTAACTATAGGTGTATGGACTGGATTTGATGATTTTCAGTCACTTGGAAGGCTTGAGACAGGGGGTAGAGCTTCTTTGCCTGCTTGGATAGATTATGTAGTAGGCGTATTGCCGGAAGTAGATTTTGATGTTTTTAAGTCTACAGACAATGTAAGCTATTTAAAAGTTGACAAGGAGACCAGTCAGATTACCGAAAGCATTATGGATGAGTTTGAGTTTTTACCTTTTGACAATAGTAGATTAGGTATGACGTCAGAAAATAGTATGTAG
- the uvrB gene encoding excinuclease ABC subunit UvrB, whose product MDKYKLVTEYSPSGDQPEAIKNLVKNFKNGLTRQVLLGVTGSGKTFTMANVIEQLNVPTLIIAHNKTLAAQLYGEFKNFFPDNAVEYFVSYYDYYQPEAYMPQTDTYIEKDSSINEEIDKLRHSATRSLLERRDVIIVASVSCIYGLGSPEAYHGMLVSVEVGDDIGIDEILQKLVEIKYDRNDYDFHRGTFRVKGDTLEVFPSHEDKLAYRIEFFGDEIDRISEFDPLTGQTIQTRPKIAIYPNTHYVTSKVTVDDAIKQIKADLLERVAYFEKENKLLEAQRLSQRTMFDIEMIKETGYCNGIENYSRYFEGRLPGEPPPTLLSYLPKDALVIIDESHMTIPQIRGMYNGDRSRKTTLVEFGFRLPAALDNRPLKFEEFYERVNNVLYVSATPAEFELEDSKGIVVEQIIRPTGLVDPEIDIRPARNQIDDVYSEIVKTVEKGERVLVTTLTKRMAEDLTAYLKDLNIRVEYLHSDIDTLERVKIIKGLREGEFDVLIGINLLREGLDMPEVSLVAVLDADKEGFLRSDRALIQTIGRAARNVNGRAIFYADKMTGSILRAYNETKRRREKQLEYNKAHNITPETIKSKMNDILVSIYEKDYVTIPKKGEVDIELTGNAKKDIETLEKEMYKASENLDFEKAAKIRDILFEYRMKS is encoded by the coding sequence ATGGACAAGTATAAATTAGTTACAGAATACAGCCCAAGTGGTGACCAACCTGAAGCGATAAAAAATCTTGTTAAAAATTTCAAAAATGGATTAACCAGACAGGTACTTTTAGGGGTAACAGGCTCAGGTAAGACATTTACTATGGCTAATGTGATAGAGCAGTTAAATGTCCCCACTCTTATTATCGCTCATAATAAGACTCTGGCGGCACAGCTTTACGGTGAATTTAAAAACTTTTTCCCTGACAATGCAGTAGAGTATTTTGTGAGTTATTATGATTACTATCAGCCTGAAGCCTATATGCCGCAGACTGATACATATATTGAAAAGGATTCATCTATAAATGAGGAGATTGACAAGTTAAGACATTCTGCTACGAGAAGTCTACTTGAGCGAAGAGATGTTATAATAGTTGCAAGTGTTTCATGTATTTATGGTTTAGGTTCACCCGAAGCTTATCACGGGATGTTAGTATCAGTTGAAGTTGGTGATGATATTGGAATTGATGAAATTCTACAAAAATTGGTTGAAATAAAATATGATAGAAATGATTACGATTTTCATAGAGGAACATTTAGGGTAAAAGGTGACACTTTGGAAGTATTCCCTTCTCATGAAGATAAACTCGCTTATCGAATAGAATTCTTTGGTGATGAGATAGACAGAATATCTGAATTTGACCCGCTAACAGGTCAAACCATACAGACAAGGCCTAAAATTGCTATTTATCCCAACACTCACTATGTTACAAGTAAAGTGACAGTAGATGATGCAATCAAGCAGATTAAGGCGGATTTGCTTGAGAGGGTAGCTTATTTTGAAAAAGAAAATAAGCTGCTTGAAGCTCAGAGGCTTTCTCAAAGGACTATGTTTGATATCGAAATGATAAAAGAAACCGGCTATTGCAATGGGATTGAAAATTATTCAAGATATTTTGAAGGAAGGTTGCCGGGGGAGCCACCACCTACATTGTTAAGTTATCTGCCGAAAGATGCCCTTGTGATAATAGATGAATCTCATATGACTATTCCTCAAATTAGAGGAATGTACAACGGGGACAGGTCAAGAAAAACTACATTGGTTGAGTTTGGTTTCAGACTTCCTGCTGCCCTTGACAACAGACCCTTAAAATTTGAAGAATTTTATGAAAGGGTTAATAATGTACTTTATGTCAGTGCTACCCCTGCTGAATTTGAATTAGAAGATTCAAAAGGTATTGTTGTCGAACAGATTATACGCCCCACTGGGCTTGTTGACCCTGAGATAGATATAAGACCTGCGAGAAATCAAATTGATGATGTTTACTCTGAAATTGTTAAGACAGTAGAGAAAGGGGAAAGGGTATTGGTTACCACCCTCACAAAAAGGATGGCTGAAGATTTGACAGCATATTTGAAAGATTTGAATATTAGGGTAGAATACTTGCATTCGGATATCGACACTCTTGAGCGTGTTAAAATTATCAAAGGTCTTAGAGAAGGGGAGTTTGATGTATTAATAGGTATAAATCTTTTAAGGGAAGGGCTTGATATGCCGGAGGTAAGCCTTGTGGCAGTGCTGGATGCGGATAAGGAAGGATTTTTAAGGTCTGACAGAGCTTTAATTCAGACAATTGGCAGGGCGGCAAGGAATGTAAATGGGAGAGCTATATTTTATGCAGATAAGATGACCGGGTCGATATTAAGAGCCTACAATGAAACAAAGAGGAGAAGAGAAAAACAATTAGAGTATAACAAAGCTCACAATATAACCCCTGAAACCATCAAAAGTAAAATGAATGATATACTTGTGAGCATTTATGAAAAAGATTATGTAACTATCCCTAAAAAGGGTGAAGTTGATATTGAGCTTACGGGAAATGCCAAAAAAGATATTGAGACTCTTGAAAAAGAGATGTATAAAGCATCTGAAAATCTTGATTTTGAAAAAGCTGCAAAAATAAGAGATATTCTTTTTGAATATAGGATGAAGAGTTAG
- a CDS encoding ROK family protein — MSDIFLGKDNKILVFDIGGTNIKCGLFDGNGNLISSDKVYTPKNYEGLVGLVKDRCVEYNVNYVSLGVPGTVSYKEGIVKYAPNLKYIVGKNIIDDLKMVNIFSTIENDANMAALGEYFVSDYKIKNLALVTLGTGVGGGLILDGKILRSELSVFEIGHMTIETDGYLCGCGKKGCFEAYCSKTGLEKIYFELSENRVSIGEILQLVERKNNLAILAVNIFAKYLGVGLSNIANIFSPEVIIIGGGLSEVATYYYKSTIRVFAKNIFNAYKNNTCLAVSKLKNKAALYGGYYLLRQKYGQV; from the coding sequence TTGAGCGATATTTTCCTTGGAAAAGATAACAAAATCTTAGTTTTTGATATTGGTGGCACTAATATTAAATGTGGTCTTTTTGACGGTAACGGCAATCTTATATCATCCGATAAAGTTTATACACCAAAAAACTACGAAGGTTTAGTTGGGCTGGTAAAAGACAGATGTGTTGAATATAACGTCAACTATGTCAGTTTGGGAGTCCCCGGCACTGTAAGTTATAAAGAGGGTATAGTGAAATATGCTCCCAATCTAAAATACATTGTTGGCAAAAATATTATTGATGATTTAAAGATGGTTAACATATTTTCAACAATTGAGAATGATGCAAATATGGCTGCTTTGGGTGAGTATTTTGTGTCAGATTATAAAATTAAAAATTTGGCTTTGGTTACACTTGGTACAGGTGTCGGCGGAGGTTTGATTTTAGATGGTAAAATCTTAAGAAGTGAATTGAGTGTTTTTGAAATAGGACATATGACTATTGAAACAGACGGCTACTTATGCGGGTGCGGTAAAAAGGGATGTTTTGAAGCTTACTGCTCTAAAACAGGTTTAGAAAAAATTTATTTTGAGCTTAGTGAAAATAGAGTTTCGATTGGAGAAATATTACAGTTGGTGGAGCGTAAAAATAATTTAGCTATTTTGGCTGTAAATATTTTTGCTAAATATCTCGGTGTAGGATTATCTAACATTGCAAATATATTTTCTCCCGAAGTTATAATAATTGGCGGTGGATTGTCGGAAGTGGCAACTTATTATTACAAAAGTACTATTAGGGTGTTTGCAAAAAATATTTTCAATGCTTACAAAAACAACACATGTCTTGCTGTTTCAAAGCTCAAAAATAAAGCTGCTCTGTATGGTGGTTATTATCTTTTGAGGCAAAAGTATGGACAAGTATAA
- a CDS encoding SPL family radical SAM protein — translation MIYVEKKALNTKIVELLNNKNISYDIVESDAEFEDSKSNIFVTSSRGTFLRPCPATKIYRCCHYHVFDIMEGCPFDCSYCILQSYLNHEYIKIFADTNAIKDELSILDKKGRFRVGTGELSDSLALDNIFEFSKFFAPIVNNLENIQFEFKTKSANIGNLLNLNPKNIIVSFSLNTEYIASHEEHRAASINDRINAAKSLTEYGYKVAFHFDPIVIYPDAFQDYEKVISKLVNEIDERYVEFISLSTFRCIPSLIDKIREKFDRSILTKYSYISGLDGKFRYFKPERLEILNFVYKSIRKKWQNVFIYFCMEHATVWNKIIGYDPGEREEFERYFPWKR, via the coding sequence ATGATTTATGTTGAAAAAAAAGCCTTAAATACAAAAATTGTAGAGTTGCTTAACAATAAAAATATTTCATACGATATTGTTGAAAGTGATGCTGAATTTGAAGATTCAAAAAGTAATATTTTTGTAACTTCTTCAAGAGGCACATTTTTAAGACCTTGCCCCGCCACTAAAATTTATAGATGCTGCCATTATCATGTGTTTGATATAATGGAAGGGTGTCCGTTTGACTGCTCATACTGTATATTACAAAGCTATTTAAATCACGAATATATAAAAATTTTTGCAGATACAAATGCTATAAAGGATGAGCTTTCTATCCTTGATAAGAAAGGGAGGTTTAGGGTAGGCACGGGGGAATTGTCGGACAGCCTTGCCCTTGACAATATTTTTGAGTTTTCCAAATTTTTTGCTCCTATCGTAAATAACCTTGAAAATATACAATTTGAGTTTAAAACAAAGTCGGCAAACATAGGTAATCTGCTAAACCTGAATCCAAAAAATATTATCGTTTCTTTTAGTTTAAATACGGAATATATAGCTTCACATGAAGAACATAGAGCTGCGTCGATAAATGATAGGATTAATGCTGCCAAATCTTTAACGGAATATGGATATAAGGTAGCATTTCATTTTGATCCGATAGTGATTTACCCTGATGCATTTCAAGATTATGAAAAAGTTATCAGTAAACTTGTAAATGAAATTGATGAAAGGTATGTTGAATTTATTAGTTTATCTACCTTCAGGTGCATACCATCTTTGATAGATAAAATAAGGGAAAAGTTTGACAGAAGCATTTTAACCAAATACAGTTATATCTCAGGACTTGATGGGAAATTTAGATATTTCAAGCCTGAGAGATTGGAAATATTAAACTTTGTTTACAAAAGTATTAGAAAAAAATGGCAAAATGTATTTATATATTTTTGTATGGAGCACGCAACAGTTTGGAATAAAATAATCGGGTATGACCCCGGTGAGAGAGAAGAATTTGAGCGATATTTTCCTTGGAAAAGATAA